Within the Malus sylvestris chromosome 4, drMalSylv7.2, whole genome shotgun sequence genome, the region gatgcttactcaggatacaaccaaatcctcatgaacccttcggatcaagaacacacagccttcactaccgacagaggactatactgctataaagtcatgcctttcggcctaaagaatgcaggagcgacttatcagagactagtcaactcaatgttcgccgagcagattgggaagagcatggaagtttacgttgatgatatgttagtcaagagcaaacatgctgaccaacacatcaccaacctatctgaaactttcactattttgaagaggtatcgaatgaggttaaaccccaacaaatgtgccttcggcgtaggctctggcaaattcttaggtttcatgattagccaacgaggcattgaagctaatcccgagaagatcaaagcaatcctcgacatgaaggaaccggtaacttcaaaggacatccagagccttactggcaaggtggcagccttaaccaggttcatttctaaggccacagacaaatgtgctcccttttttaaagcacttaagggaagtaggaagtacattacatggactgatgaatgtgccgaggcattcaaaaacctcaaggagtacatgagtaaagcccctctactctccaagcccgaggtaggagacattctcattatctacctatcggtatcagcttcagccgtaagttccgttctcattcgaaatgatgggaatattgagcgacctgtctactacgctagcaaagccctacaagatgcggagacacgatactccaacattgagaaattagctctagcattggtcatgtctgctcggaaacttcgcccttatttccaagcacacgccatcatcgtgcttaccaatcaccctcttcgacagatactccagagtcctgacacgtctgggcgaatgatcaaatgggcgatagcattgggtgagtttgacatctcctaccaaccaaaaccagccgaaaaatgtcaagcagtagcagatttcattgccgacttcacatatccggttgacattgcttctacacctgaagcagtggcttcattacccccggaagctcagaaggtagaatcaacgacctcagcatggagtctgtatgttgatggctcatccaaccaacagggctgtggagcgggactagtcttgactacgcccgacaaagtagcaatggagtatgctcttcgtttcaaattcaaggcatcaaacaatgaggccgagtatgaagcccttctagcaggattacgtttggccaaacacctcggggttaaacaaattgatattttcagtgactcccaattagtggtcaaccaggttaccaacaactttgatgctaaggacagctccatggcagcatatcttgcgcaaacacaacttttgctcaagcacttccactaccagatcacccaagttcctcgagcggcaaacagtcatgcagacgccctggctcgcctcgcctcagctgtggaagacaagattggaagaaaaattcatgtcgaactgttggcaacaccaagcaccatggccgcagaagtatgcaacttacaacagggggatagttggatcaccccgatctataatttccttgctcatggcaccctcccaaatgataaagtccaggctaagcaaattcgatacaagtctacccgctacctgatcatcaatgatcaactctataagcgaggttttagcctgccatacttaaggtgtcttacgcctgccgaggcggaaatcgtccttcgggaaatacatgagggagtctgtggagatcatgctggatctcggtccctagcacacaagacttttcgccaaggatattactggccaacactccaccaggatgccatcaaagtatcccgctcatgtgacaaatgtcaacgatatgcaactattcctcattcccctccagagcctcttactcctatgatcagcccttggcccttcgcccagtagggacttgatttgatcggcccaatgccggcagggaagggcaaagtctgttacgcagtcgttgcagtggactacttcacaaagtgggccgaagtagaacccttggcaaccattactgaggcaaagatagaagacttcgtgtggaagaacatcctttgtagattcggcattcccaatgcgatagtcactgacaatgggcgacagtttgacaacaagaagttcaggttgttctgctctaagttcaacatcagcttatgctttgcctctccagctcatccccagtctaatggacaagttgaggccatcaacaaaataatcaagcgcactttgaaaaccagcttggacaaagctaaaggttgttggccagaatttgtaccccaagttctttggtcatatcgcacttcatatcggacttcaacaggagaaactccattctcacttgcctttggcacagaggcggttgtccctgttgagctcgagcaagcaacattccgagtccagaactacattcaaagtgaaaatgacaaacaactcaccctcaacttggatttagtcgaggaacacagaaaccaagctcacttgaggaatgtcgcctacaagcagcgcatctccaactattatgactctagggtcaagcttcgttctttcaaaataggagactgggtcttaaagaaaagattactctgcgacagagtcccgagtgaaggcacacttagtccaaactgggatggaccgtatgaagtcattggcatcagtcgccctggctcttacacacttaaaagctccgatggcaagacccttggccatccatggaacgctgatcacttgaaatactactacaaatagactcacgatgtacaagtgttgagctatagccgttcggcatcctatgtaatgaaggccatttggcaatgaattcaataaagaggtaatttagccaactcagccctcactcttttacattcctagcaagggaacactcaagtgttgaaacctcaaagcagatatatccaacacgaagcaaaatctaagtatgtgtcgacaagactatacaaagaaaggaacaaccaaacaatggcttatatccaaacaatagatctattcatacatagccaaacatgcattaataatagtgcaaacactcataaacacctaaaatccaaaactctcaagcttataacatgggcacatgttatacacacatcagactactacatccagaatacatgcagatagtaaagacactgctattcattctcatctgaagccgaacccctggcagtatcactccgcgtcctaccatcatcctctgcatccccaagatcctcttcaccatgctgagtctgtgcatcagcactaccttcattatcagactcatcttcgctgctaggatcaacagcaaggacaaatgtctcgccctttcgatgatgctcatctatatcttcgtggtattttcgaagaatgctcccatcatcataacgatcaaggacggccatccatttccttttttcaaagcgagcttcttgagcacagtagggtttaatagcaagatgaaaggtcgaagaacttaagtattcttgcacagcagcctccctttcagttggaatgctcttctccagttcagaaatctcaactaaggcaccatccaattctccccTAACCTTGGATACTTCCACGGTAGCCACCTCCAACTGttttttagttgcctcaaacaatttcttaagccttaggttctcaccattttgccttttcaagctctccatggtttcgtccttcagttggagagcctgagtcaaaagtcccttattcctccgggcctcgtccacaagctgtttattctccttcagttttgccttgtaccgctcaacctcttgcagtctgtcgtgatactcggccatgacctgcatggcaagacgatcatcactacctaaataatgataataaagaggaaaaagtaaggaaatgacaaagtaacactcacatatgaagacagcttcaacatccggtcgcaatccgattcatccttagctaagggctctccgagctcatcgaaggcgaatcgacgccctgccaagcaattgttgatatccccaaaatcctttggccgcgtggcaaccctcaagtccttccacgggacactgccagctctttccttgcctttccccTCATGGCGGGAACCAGGATCACTTTCCTGGACAGTGTGCTCCATAGTAAGAGGATGAGGCAACAGTCGGCTCCCTTCTCCTGCAACTACGGCAGCAGCATTATCAACGGCCTTGACTCCAGTCTTCCTAAAGGCAGGCCCCTTAAGGACCCCATCTTGGGACTTAGGTTTAACAGATGGTTCCCCTcggaacttatgaattttcttatgcggtaggatgtcttccgaaggaactaacactggtgctttccttttatgggtgctagtccctgttttcttgcttaccttctccactgcataaggaaaatcaaaataagaaatacaactttccaaataaagtaaggaattgagctaagtttacatgaaggatacaacttactcgatcgtccctggctctcggaaactaagggttggaaaccgtaccgacgaaataagggtcgtagcttgcttaagtgtctatcctctttgggcaccctcaacaccttctctatgtcagatagctcctgcccaaacagttggatggtgccccgcgtcactacatgaagcaaagtgttagaagcaagaaaagaccacaacaaatagcaaatagtacgaacggttgatacgttacaacctacagtctggaagtgagtaagcacacgtcgctcaggcgtgacacccttatcatactcccaatcattatacagaaagcaccaacggtttttccatgtgtagtatgcctttttcttaccatacacaatacgctctctctcactccgacatgcacactcggcataaccagtgcatgattttgctgggcgcatcttgtaacagtaacgccactaatggaaggaaggctcacacaacccacactccatccaaatgatataaaatccaatcaaagtatcccagaaaccaggattgagttgcccaggtgcatatccgatcaaagataacatcttttgcaaccacggatgtaaaggtagtctcacccctaaagtcagtaatatctgggtgtagaacataacatgaccctggggaggctcagaaggccattcttcatcatgtaccaaacgtatccctacactacgagggatattacatgactgccttagcgcctcaacctgcttctcattatctaacaagttattctttagatggtctgctgtgaactcagagcgaactatgggtatggcatcaaaaacaaccccctcacccaacgccatggaggaagaactagcaatagctaaagtttgacggttgggaagatcatccaatgtttctctagtaccggactctaacaaagaccctgaagactccgacattgcagactcagacttagagctaaagctagaagagccctcatcactagaacttccaggctctgacatctacaataagaagaaacaaattctatcactacatgcatgatcaaaacataaggaagttcctatattacccacatgaagatggtgcaaagcgatgccggaacccttctcaatcagaaagcaatcagtcttccacagtcactacaaaacaagcaaatgaagaccgtgtcaagcgccaaaaaaaaaaaaaaaaaaaaaaaaaaaagcttcatccaaaaagcttcacccgaaaagcttcacccgaaaagcttcacctccaaagcttcacccacaaagcttcacctaaaaagcttcacccacaaagcttcccctaaaaagcttcacccgaaaagcttcacctccaaagcttcacccaccaagcttcccctaaaaagcttcacccacaaagcttcacccaaaaaaagcttcacccgaaaagcttcacctccaaagcttcacccacaaagcttcccctaaaaagcttcacccacaaagcttcacccaaaaaagcttcacccgaaaagcttcacctccaaagcttcacaagggcccaaagcttcacttaaaaaagcttcacctacaaagcttcacctaaaaaagcttcacctagaaagcttcatctacatactttcaccatcaaagcttcaccatcaaagcttcacctagaaagcttcatctacaaagcttcatctacaaagcttcaccatcaaagcttcacctagaaagcttcaacaccaaagcttgacctacaaagcttcaacacaaaaccttgctccaaataaacaaattttgttcacaaaacctaaacattttttgttttacacccacaagggcccaaaatcttccttcttatttattcacttatatatgttcccaaacatattatgatagatcaaataataattcaaagtccaaaatttagttatggacaaaaatacaagcaattcaccagtactgaagttgctacaaaaactggaatcttccccagcctagaaatccaacaaagcttcgcctccttttctctatcaaatttttgcagctgctgcttctctccaatggagctgaattttggacaccctctagttcttgagcagatgaacaactttcaagaaggaaccatttctgtttgagccacggaaattaaagtgttgaagctccaagcatgacagtcggattcttgcagatttcgaagctgctgtgatgtttcgaagatctggaaatatttaaccattagttcattctgaatttttgatatgttatgaaagagacgatgaggaacaacttcaatgaagaaggcatgctgatctgaacaatagaaaatggagtttcgaagctcacaacaaatctgacgggttgacagaaaaataataaccagtcattcatcatacctgaatttcttgagttatacagctccgagggatctcaattttggatatgttgtagttcacaagttaaggaacaacttcgctGCAGAAAGTTTGTTGATCTAagcaatagaaaatggagtttttgaagctcacaacagGTCTGAcgtgttgacagacaaatgatgaaCAATCACTCGTCGTACCTGAATTTCTAGAGTTGTACTGATCTGATggctctcaaatttggatatgttgtagttaaggaattaaagaacaactttcatgcagccaactttgtgattcgagctacagatgatggtcttatattgaaaaccaattccgggtgttaggggaaatgaaaaacaattccaccaaagaaacatcattatgatgtttcatcattatggtgttttcatcattatgatgctttcatcattgtgatgcttccatcattgtgatgcttccattatgattgtaatgcaccaacggttacaccctcTATCATagcagtatgtgtgtgtatctccCTATAGTCATCCTGTGCAAGACTATCGTAGTCAGATGGCTTTCCATAAAACAGCTACCAaccgttacaccttctgcaattccacttattcgggcctagcaaccttcataaacaaaatatatgaagaaaaagtccggggctaccacttagaaaacaaaagaatgaagttttggtacttacgacatggactattagcaagacacctcattcgtcaactccctcgactagagatttgggggactcccaccatatgctactacgccttggtactcaaaagttcgtgactactcagtgacttggatttttcaagtctccaaccgagaagttttcctcactcgggaaattaagggaacactacctcaaactacatgcttcactcacaaagcttcaacaatacaggtttcaacaaaagcaaaaattcaaagaactttatgaagaaggctttggtgtatttaacacaatatgttgaaatgaagcaaagcttatttattaatattttcgataagccacaaatatgtacatatacatgagtcaaaataaacaaacaaaagggagccttcacaaaggttgcttaggggaagtctcagcagtcggtagagccccagaaagagaaagcaccggagggtggttatccggagcctcagtacttgacaaaaccccagaaggaggaggcattggaggttcatcatttgaagcttcattaccaggtacaaccctagaggacgaaggcaataaatgcctttggaacaaacccacaaaccgctgatgatcaagtaaaaccttaccatcagattccttcatctggtcaagcttcctcttcatgtttgtagcatagtcatgggcgagccggtgcaactgcttattctcatgcttgagccctctaatctcctgtttgagactcatcacttcagcagccaacgattcaacttggcgggttctagcaaataggcgttgggccatattagacacagaacctgcacactgaacactaagagccagagagtccttaacagccaactcatcagaccgtttggaaagtagtctattatctttgggagtgagaaggttcctggccaccactgcagcggtcatatcattcttcatcacagaatccccaacggtaagaggaccagtaggggatatgaaggatgggcgccatatgttgtctggagaaggcgtggctgtctcttctccaaggttcaagtcaaaacgacggtcggagggtccagacattttcaaatgtgttgaagaaggaagaggtcagacaaatcaagatcttagaagtgcaagaaatgagcttctactggtagagattcaagtgtgctgtggaacttaatgccagcctctataaaaatctgcactcgacggagcttcagaaatcgaagaggcgtttgctttctcaaaagctgggctgctcagagaccacgagggccgatctcagaaatcgaagaggcgtttgctttctcaaaagctgggctgctcagagaccacgagggccgatctcagaaatcgaagaggcgtttgctttctcaaaagctgggctgctcagagaccacgagggccgatctcagaaatcgaagaagcacctgctttttcagcctcgtcagcacctgtcacatgcacactcagctttgcggaaattacgggcaatctgtcgaagatttctggtgaagtagaaagcacgtgaatcttactgttcaatcaccgctctccatatgcaccatcaactcctcgggtaccacatataactttgtcaaagatctctgacaaagtttaggcacgagaatttcgaagttccagctaccctactattacccataagggtaaaggaacagcaccactgcttgacaactggaaagtccctatgtgtgtcgacctccgggttttgcggcaagacaagttggcaagaacgtccaacctttactcacattcgagaaaagactcccaacataattactttctaaaaaaccggagtagcaccgctttccgaatctcgagagtcagatcctcgacgggattgcttgttcgaaaaccgaagaggcacaactctcagaacttcgagagccagatttccttagataaagcttgtctgtaatcttcacacgtaacatcagctttccagataccacataccactttttcaaagtgctctgacaaaattaaaacacgtgaagctggcagctcccactacattgctgtgaccaagaagggtaaaggaatagcattactacttgttattggg harbors:
- the LOC126617972 gene encoding uncharacterized protein LOC126617972, with the translated sequence MRPAKSCTGYAECACRSERERIVYGKKKAYYTWKNRWCFLYNDWEYDKGVTPERRVLTHFQTVVTRGTIQLFGQELSDIEKVLRVPKEDRHLSKLRPLFRRYGFQPLVSESQGRSMEKVSKKTGTSTHKRKAPVLVPSEDILPHKKIHKFRGEPSVKPKSQDGVLKGPAFRKTGVKAVDNAAAVVAGEGSRLLPHPLTMEHTVQESDPGSRHEGKGKERAGSVPWKDLRVATRPKDFGDINNCLAGRRFAFDELGEPLAKDESDCDRMLKLSSYVMAEYHDRLQEVERYKAKLKENKQLVDEARRNKGLLTQALQLKDETMESLKRQNGENLRLKKLFEATKKQLEVATVEVSKVRGELDGALVEISELEKSIPTEREAAVQEYLSSSTFHLAIKPYCAQEARFEKRKWMAVLDRYDDGSILRKYHEDIDEHHRKGETFVLAVDPSSEDESDNEGSADAQTQHGEEDLGDAEDDGRTRSDTARGSASDENE